The Acinonyx jubatus isolate Ajub_Pintada_27869175 chromosome E3, VMU_Ajub_asm_v1.0, whole genome shotgun sequence genome has a window encoding:
- the LOC128313596 gene encoding uncharacterized protein LOC128313596 isoform X3 — protein MLDPREKGHIPQKERLEDQLRGETGSKDQKSQQRPASPSRRPDSDLEVSVLGSPAPQPGPRPPGRCLQSYGGPRGSSAAGFWEGTSPRQQLDQSRAWTAQPGHNPPGRGRARAEEGAGRVVTGTPALMPEACRMHSQPSHHKAWGASDCCRCTTWTERLLGTRQVETRSRLLGSRGARASSVS, from the exons ATGCTGGACCCCAGAGAGAAG GGCCACATCCCGCAGAAAGAGCGGCTGGAGGACCAGCTTCGCGGGGAGACTGGATCAAAGGACCAGAAGTCTCAGCAGCGGCCTGCTTCCCCCAGCAGGCGGCCAGACAGTGACCTAGAGGTTTCGGTTCTCGGTTCTCCTGCCCCACAGCCGGGTCCCAG gcctccaGGGAGATGTCTCCAGAGCTACGGTGGCCCCCGGGGCTCGAGTGCCGCGGGCTTCTGGGAAGGGACCTCACCAAGGCAGCAGCTGGACCAAAGCAGAGCTTGGACGGCTCAGCCCGGCCATAACCCTCCGGGACGTGGGAGAGCTAGAGCTGAGGAAGGAGCAGGTCGTGTGGTGACAGGGACCCCAGCGCTGATGCCAGAGGCATGCCGTATGCACTCACAACCCTCTCACCACAAGGCCTGGGGAGCCAGCGACTGCTGCCGGTGCACGACATGGACTGAGAGGCTCCTGGGGACAAGGCAAGTAGAGACCAGAAGCCGGCTGCTGGGTAGCCGTGGGGCTCGGGCAAGCAGCGTGTCCTGA
- the LOC128313596 gene encoding uncharacterized protein LOC128313596 isoform X4: MLDPREKKERLEDQLRGETGSKDQKSQQRPASPSRRPDSDLEVSVLGSPAPQPGPRPPGRCLQSYGGPRGSSAAGFWEGTSPRQQLDQSRAWTAQPGHNPPGRGRARAEEGAGRVVTGTPALMPEACRMHSQPSHHKAWGASDCCRCTTWTERLLGTRQVETRSRLLGSRGARASSVS; the protein is encoded by the exons ATGCTGGACCCCAGAGAGAAG AAAGAGCGGCTGGAGGACCAGCTTCGCGGGGAGACTGGATCAAAGGACCAGAAGTCTCAGCAGCGGCCTGCTTCCCCCAGCAGGCGGCCAGACAGTGACCTAGAGGTTTCGGTTCTCGGTTCTCCTGCCCCACAGCCGGGTCCCAG gcctccaGGGAGATGTCTCCAGAGCTACGGTGGCCCCCGGGGCTCGAGTGCCGCGGGCTTCTGGGAAGGGACCTCACCAAGGCAGCAGCTGGACCAAAGCAGAGCTTGGACGGCTCAGCCCGGCCATAACCCTCCGGGACGTGGGAGAGCTAGAGCTGAGGAAGGAGCAGGTCGTGTGGTGACAGGGACCCCAGCGCTGATGCCAGAGGCATGCCGTATGCACTCACAACCCTCTCACCACAAGGCCTGGGGAGCCAGCGACTGCTGCCGGTGCACGACATGGACTGAGAGGCTCCTGGGGACAAGGCAAGTAGAGACCAGAAGCCGGCTGCTGGGTAGCCGTGGGGCTCGGGCAAGCAGCGTGTCCTGA